Proteins encoded in a region of the Prochlorococcus marinus CUG1416 genome:
- the argB gene encoding acetylglutamate kinase, whose product MNDSQRVSILSEALPYIQSFSGRKIVIKYGGSVMENDNLKNAFFRDIALLSTVGVCPIVIHGGGPEINNWLKKLEISPKFKNGLRITDQKTMEIVEMVLMGRINKQIVKGINKTGSLAVGISGLDGNLIQSRELGDGSHGLVGEVTKINPEILDPLISKGYIPIISSIGSTLEGISHNINADFVAGEIAAAINAEKLILLTDTQGILKENDNKNSLVEKTNLKEARDFIDKKIVTEGMIPKTECCIRALAQGVKAAHIIDGRIEHSLLLEIFTNSGIGTMIVA is encoded by the coding sequence ATGAATGATTCTCAAAGAGTATCAATATTAAGTGAAGCACTACCATATATACAAAGTTTCTCAGGTAGAAAAATTGTTATCAAGTATGGTGGTTCTGTTATGGAAAATGATAATTTAAAAAATGCTTTTTTTAGAGACATAGCACTTTTATCAACAGTTGGTGTGTGTCCGATAGTAATTCATGGAGGTGGACCCGAGATTAACAATTGGTTAAAGAAATTAGAAATATCTCCTAAATTCAAAAATGGATTAAGAATTACTGATCAAAAAACAATGGAAATTGTCGAGATGGTTCTAATGGGTAGAATTAATAAACAAATTGTAAAAGGCATTAATAAAACTGGATCCTTAGCTGTGGGAATATCAGGTCTTGATGGCAACTTAATTCAATCCAGAGAATTAGGAGATGGGAGCCATGGTTTAGTGGGAGAGGTTACAAAAATCAATCCTGAAATATTAGATCCTCTTATTTCTAAAGGATATATCCCAATTATTTCTAGTATTGGATCAACCTTGGAGGGTATTTCCCATAACATCAATGCAGATTTTGTTGCTGGAGAAATTGCTGCTGCAATAAATGCAGAAAAACTTATTCTTCTTACTGATACTCAAGGGATTTTAAAAGAAAATGATAACAAAAATAGTCTTGTTGAAAAAACTAATCTCAAAGAGGCGAGAGATTTTATTGATAAAAAAATTGTGACTGAAGGTATGATTCCAAAGACAGAATGCTGTATAAGAGCTTTAGCACAAGGTGTCAAGGCAGCTCACATAATTGACGGAAGAATAGAACATTCATTACTTCTTGAGATTTTTACGAATTCCGGAATAGGTACAATGATAGTCGCCTAA
- a CDS encoding DUF2854 domain-containing protein has product MKKYLSPGNLIVTTGGILAFVGMTAYFTDSVNLSVPTFFYGVPILLIGLGLKTSEIPPAELFDKTNFETNRFNRPKELTALVKDVTRWRYGIKAHLESSLEALNLWNEDNPPQLKEIEEITKEDKNGLRMRFELNAVPLEKWIEKQERLNRFFVKGLESEFIIDDNKKEFDFILFY; this is encoded by the coding sequence ATGAAGAAATACTTATCACCTGGAAACTTAATCGTAACCACTGGAGGTATATTAGCTTTTGTTGGAATGACTGCTTATTTTACAGACTCAGTAAACTTAAGCGTACCTACTTTTTTTTATGGAGTACCTATATTGCTAATTGGATTAGGTTTAAAGACTTCCGAAATACCTCCGGCAGAATTGTTTGACAAGACAAATTTCGAGACAAATAGATTTAATAGACCAAAAGAATTAACGGCACTAGTTAAAGATGTCACAAGATGGAGGTATGGTATAAAAGCTCATCTTGAATCGTCATTAGAAGCTTTAAATTTGTGGAACGAGGATAATCCTCCACAACTCAAAGAAATTGAAGAAATTACAAAGGAAGATAAAAATGGTCTCAGAATGCGTTTTGAATTAAATGCTGTTCCTCTAGAAAAATGGATTGAGAAACAAGAAAGATTAAACAGGTTTTTCGTAAAGGGTCTTGAATCAGAATTTATTATCGACGATAATAAAAAAGAATTTGATTTTATTCTCTTTTATTAA
- a CDS encoding single-stranded DNA-binding protein, whose amino-acid sequence MNHCLIQAVINSAPQMRYTKENQTPIAEMIVNFKGLRSEDPTRDLKIIGWGNIAQEMVDELKEGQNIVIEGRLKMNSVTRKDGTKEKQPELTASKIHQISPVDVIKSNQKENNESFEKKENTKNSNWDSSPLVPEVDEIPF is encoded by the coding sequence ATGAATCATTGTTTAATTCAGGCGGTCATTAATAGCGCTCCCCAAATGAGGTATACCAAAGAAAACCAAACTCCAATTGCAGAAATGATTGTTAATTTTAAAGGATTACGTAGTGAAGATCCAACCAGAGATCTCAAGATCATAGGATGGGGAAATATTGCCCAAGAAATGGTAGATGAACTAAAAGAGGGGCAAAATATTGTTATTGAGGGACGTCTAAAGATGAATTCTGTCACTAGAAAAGACGGAACGAAAGAAAAGCAACCAGAACTAACAGCTTCAAAGATTCATCAAATATCGCCAGTTGACGTTATTAAGTCTAATCAAAAAGAAAATAATGAGTCATTTGAAAAAAAAGAAAACACCAAAAATTCCAATTGGGATAGTTCACCTTTAGTACCTGAAGTTGACGAAATACCTTTTTAA
- a CDS encoding precorrin-6A/cobalt-precorrin-6A reductase, producing the protein MQNQGNCYKNVWILSGTSDGPVIANRLLELNYSVFASVLTYKAGQAYIENPKLHIITGKLKNKDQIINFINKNKITCVVDATHPFALIISKNLNNACKEINMPLLLFERKYLINNNKNIFYIDGLKDINNVDIENKNILLAIGSRFLNDTANYYMNCKANVFTRVLPTYESITKAFGSCIKKSNIAILEPSKNNKSILEKKLCDFWEIDYVLCRESGSYSQKNWESIVSGSKMKLFLVKRPKFKNDYSYSFDQYHNLINHIIKKY; encoded by the coding sequence ATGCAGAATCAAGGAAATTGCTATAAAAATGTTTGGATCCTATCAGGAACTTCTGATGGCCCTGTAATAGCTAATAGGCTTCTTGAACTTAATTATTCAGTCTTTGCAAGTGTTTTAACTTATAAAGCAGGGCAAGCTTATATTGAAAATCCAAAGTTACATATCATTACGGGTAAATTAAAAAATAAAGATCAAATAATTAATTTCATAAATAAAAATAAAATCACATGCGTTGTCGATGCTACTCATCCTTTTGCCCTAATAATTTCTAAAAATCTTAATAATGCATGTAAAGAGATTAATATGCCTCTCTTACTATTTGAGAGGAAATATCTAATAAATAACAATAAAAATATTTTTTATATTGATGGTTTAAAGGATATAAATAACGTTGATATAGAAAATAAGAATATTCTTCTGGCAATAGGATCAAGATTCCTTAATGATACAGCTAATTATTACATGAATTGTAAAGCAAATGTATTTACAAGGGTACTTCCAACTTATGAAAGTATTACTAAAGCTTTTGGATCATGTATTAAAAAATCAAACATAGCGATACTTGAACCGAGTAAAAATAATAAAAGTATTTTAGAAAAAAAACTTTGTGATTTTTGGGAGATAGATTATGTCCTATGCAGAGAATCTGGAAGTTATTCTCAGAAAAACTGGGAGAGTATAGTTTCTGGAAGTAAAATGAAGTTATTTTTGGTTAAAAGGCCGAAATTTAAAAATGATTATTCTTACTCTTTTGATCAATATCACAATTTGATAAATCACATAATTAAAAAATATTGA
- the cutA gene encoding divalent-cation tolerance protein CutA gives MEVLVMITTESSKANALRMAKLLIQNKLAACVSIKQIFSVYEWDDDIEETKEFEITIKSKLEFKDYLIEFLNKNSTYDTPQIIYKKYDSEMKYYDWLNKTI, from the coding sequence ATGGAAGTATTAGTTATGATTACAACTGAATCAAGTAAAGCAAATGCTTTGCGAATGGCTAAATTACTAATACAAAATAAACTTGCAGCTTGTGTCTCGATAAAGCAAATTTTTTCAGTTTATGAGTGGGATGATGATATTGAAGAAACTAAAGAGTTTGAAATCACAATAAAAAGTAAACTAGAATTTAAAGATTATTTAATTGAATTCTTAAATAAAAATTCCACATATGATACCCCTCAAATTATTTACAAAAAATACGATTCTGAGATGAAATATTATGATTGGTTGAATAAGACTATTTGA
- a CDS encoding adenosine kinase, whose product MKESFRHFDQNKIFDLIGLGNAIVDIIVNIEDEFLKINNLEKGSMNLINSDESQKLLRNCKVIKQISGGSSANTVVCLAELGNNVQFIGRVKNDQFGNFFSSDIKKSKTIFNTPPTIEGASTAHSIILITPDAQRTMCTYLGASIEFEPEDIDFTVIKESKYLYLEGYLWDSELAKKAFIKAAQIAKQSNTKIILSLSDSFCVDRHRESFLELIDEYVDIVFCNESEVLSLFKNDKLASCQEGLSSLCELVIVTLGSNGSLIVNKNNVEIIESITKSKIIDTTGAGDIYAGGFIHGLINNCSLKKCGKIASICAGQIITQLGSRSDIDLKELIK is encoded by the coding sequence ATGAAGGAATCCTTTAGACATTTTGATCAAAATAAAATATTTGATCTCATTGGTCTGGGCAACGCAATAGTAGATATTATTGTCAATATTGAAGATGAGTTTCTTAAGATAAATAATCTAGAGAAAGGATCGATGAATCTCATTAATTCTGATGAATCTCAGAAATTGTTAAGGAATTGCAAAGTAATCAAACAAATATCAGGTGGGTCATCAGCAAATACTGTTGTATGCTTAGCAGAATTAGGTAATAATGTTCAATTTATAGGAAGGGTGAAAAATGATCAATTTGGAAATTTCTTTTCTTCTGATATAAAAAAAAGTAAAACTATATTTAATACTCCACCAACTATTGAAGGTGCTTCAACAGCTCATTCAATTATTTTGATTACACCTGATGCACAAAGAACTATGTGCACTTACCTAGGAGCATCTATAGAGTTTGAACCAGAAGACATTGACTTTACTGTAATTAAGGAAAGTAAATACTTATATTTAGAAGGGTATTTATGGGACAGCGAATTAGCTAAAAAAGCTTTTATTAAAGCCGCCCAAATTGCAAAACAATCTAATACAAAAATAATCCTTTCATTGTCTGATTCATTTTGTGTAGATAGACATCGTGAGAGTTTCTTGGAATTAATTGATGAATATGTAGATATTGTTTTTTGTAATGAATCCGAGGTGTTAAGTCTATTTAAAAATGATAAATTAGCAAGCTGCCAAGAAGGCCTATCTTCCTTATGTGAATTAGTCATAGTAACTCTTGGAAGCAATGGTTCTCTAATAGTTAACAAAAATAATGTTGAAATAATTGAGTCAATAACGAAAAGCAAGATTATTGATACTACAGGAGCGGGAGATATCTATGCGGGAGGATTTATACATGGATTAATAAACAATTGTTCCCTCAAAAAATGTGGAAAGATAGCTTCAATTTGTGCGGGACAAATAATTACGCAATTAGGATCTAGATCAGATATTGATCTTAAAGAGTTAATAAAATAA
- a CDS encoding adenylosuccinate synthase — protein MANVVVIGAQWGDEGKGKITDLLSRSADVVVRYQGGVNAGHTIVVEDKVLKLHLIPSGILYKNTTCLIGSGTVVDPKILLKEIDMLIDNGIDISGLKISSTSHVTMPYHRILDEVMEADRGSNKIGTTGRGIGPTYADKSQRNGIRVRDLLNKERLRDVIEIPLREKNGLLEKIYGIEPLKVEDIVEEYLDYGERLSKHVVDCTRTIHAASKNKKNILFEGAQGTLLDLDHGTYPFVTSSNPISGGACIGAGVGPTLIDRVIGVAKAYTTRVGEGPFPTELQGSINDQLCDRGSEFGTTTGRRRRCGWFDGVIGKYAVSVNGLDCLAVTKLDVLDELDEIQVCIAYDLDGEEIDYFPTNSDDLKKCKPIFKKLKGWQCSTANCRKLSDLPQNAMNYLRFLAELMEVPIAIVSLGANRDQTIVIEDPIHGPKRALLR, from the coding sequence TTGGCCAATGTTGTTGTAATCGGAGCCCAATGGGGTGACGAAGGAAAAGGTAAGATAACCGATTTACTAAGTCGCTCGGCCGATGTAGTCGTACGCTATCAAGGTGGAGTAAATGCAGGACATACTATAGTTGTAGAGGATAAAGTCCTAAAATTACATTTAATTCCTTCGGGGATACTTTATAAAAATACCACTTGTTTAATAGGGTCAGGAACAGTTGTAGATCCAAAAATCTTGCTAAAAGAAATTGATATGTTAATTGATAATGGAATTGATATATCAGGATTAAAAATTTCATCAACATCACATGTAACAATGCCATACCACCGAATATTAGATGAAGTTATGGAAGCTGATAGAGGTTCAAATAAGATTGGAACAACAGGTCGGGGGATTGGTCCAACTTATGCGGATAAGTCTCAAAGGAATGGGATCAGAGTAAGAGATTTACTTAACAAGGAAAGGTTAAGGGATGTAATCGAAATTCCATTAAGAGAAAAAAATGGTCTATTAGAGAAAATCTATGGTATTGAACCACTCAAAGTAGAAGACATTGTTGAAGAATATCTTGACTATGGAGAAAGATTATCAAAGCATGTGGTTGACTGTACTAGAACTATCCATGCAGCCTCAAAAAACAAGAAGAATATTCTGTTTGAAGGTGCTCAAGGTACTCTGCTTGACTTAGATCATGGGACGTATCCTTTTGTCACATCATCAAACCCTATATCAGGTGGGGCATGCATTGGAGCTGGAGTTGGCCCCACGTTAATTGATAGAGTTATAGGAGTCGCAAAAGCATACACCACAAGAGTAGGTGAGGGTCCATTCCCAACGGAATTACAGGGGAGTATTAATGATCAACTCTGTGATAGAGGCAGTGAATTTGGAACCACTACTGGGAGGAGGAGGAGATGTGGATGGTTTGATGGAGTTATTGGTAAATATGCTGTATCTGTAAATGGCCTTGATTGTTTAGCAGTTACAAAACTAGATGTATTAGATGAATTAGATGAGATTCAAGTTTGCATTGCATATGATCTGGATGGAGAGGAAATAGACTACTTTCCTACAAATTCAGATGATTTAAAAAAATGCAAGCCAATCTTCAAGAAATTAAAAGGTTGGCAATGTTCAACTGCAAACTGCAGAAAGCTATCTGATCTCCCTCAAAATGCCATGAACTATCTCAGATTTTTAGCTGAATTAATGGAGGTTCCAATTGCTATTGTCTCATTGGGAGCGAATAGAGATCAAACCATAGTAATTGAAGACCCAATTCATGGACCTAAAAGAGCACTTTTAAGGTAA
- the psb27 gene encoding photosystem II protein Psb27, giving the protein MLLRWTSELFFKNLTKAISFSLSLIVVFTLFNSPSIAAKTSMTGDYTKDTISVVKTLQTAVDTPKDSPNKDEVRSEALNLITDYISRYRNRGMVNKTQSFTTMQTALNAMAGHYKNFASRPLPDKLKERLTKEFSLAEKMALRES; this is encoded by the coding sequence ATGTTATTGAGATGGACATCGGAATTATTTTTTAAAAATCTTACCAAAGCTATATCTTTTTCACTTTCCTTGATTGTTGTTTTTACATTATTTAATTCCCCTTCTATAGCTGCAAAAACCTCAATGACAGGTGACTACACAAAAGATACAATTTCAGTTGTTAAAACATTACAAACAGCTGTTGATACTCCAAAAGATTCTCCAAATAAAGATGAAGTAAGAAGTGAAGCTCTTAACCTTATAACTGACTATATTTCTAGATATAGAAATAGAGGGATGGTTAATAAAACTCAGTCATTTACCACTATGCAAACAGCATTAAATGCTATGGCAGGCCATTACAAAAACTTTGCAAGTAGACCTTTACCGGATAAACTTAAAGAGCGTTTAACCAAAGAATTTTCTCTTGCTGAAAAAATGGCTCTCAGAGAAAGTTGA
- a CDS encoding proline--tRNA ligase: MRVTTSFPLGTLRDTPSEAEIISHQLLLKAGYIRRVNSGIYAYMPIMLRVIEKISAIIEKELNCIGCTKLLLPQLHPADLWKKSERWEGYTAGEGIMFNLKDRQGKEFGLAPTHEEVITSIASETINSYKQLPQCFYQIQTKFRDEIRPRFGLMRSREFIMKDGYSFHSSGKDLASFYEKVGNAYENIFKSCGLQTVGVEADSGAIGGASSKEYMVTADSGEDSILFTQSGSYAANIEKAISIPSQPIPLGDDISGWIETPQQKTILEVCKNNNLDPSQIIKVVVFLAKFEGKSEVPVLACIRGDQHINEVKLFNLINKLHSSNLLNLQKIEDRNIIEKNLVNFPLGFIGPDLDNETIKASSNWNKTWTKIIDHSASRLSKFISGGNKVNFHKVFQEFSFASKDYLIEDIRNAKKGDKIKIDDNEVLQEKKGIEIGHIFQLGQKYSEKLNAKFSDKDGQLKNLWMGCYGIGVTRIAQAAIEQNHDQKGICWPIQISPFEVIIIPTNLKETFQRNLTEQIYNNFTNNKIDVLLDDRDDRAGVKFKDAELIGIPFQIIIGRDSINNEVELICRTNNTKFKISVDKLLETFISESEIMYNKNS, translated from the coding sequence ATGCGCGTGACCACCTCATTTCCTCTGGGGACACTTCGTGACACACCTTCTGAAGCTGAGATTATTTCACATCAATTACTTTTAAAAGCTGGTTACATTCGTAGAGTTAACAGTGGTATTTATGCATACATGCCAATAATGCTTAGAGTTATTGAAAAAATATCCGCAATAATAGAAAAAGAACTTAATTGTATTGGTTGCACTAAATTACTCTTACCCCAACTTCATCCGGCAGATTTATGGAAAAAGAGTGAAAGGTGGGAAGGATACACTGCAGGGGAAGGAATAATGTTTAATCTAAAAGATAGACAAGGTAAAGAATTTGGTTTAGCTCCAACCCACGAAGAAGTGATCACTAGTATTGCATCAGAGACCATTAACTCCTATAAGCAATTACCTCAATGTTTTTACCAAATTCAGACAAAATTCAGAGATGAAATAAGGCCAAGGTTTGGATTAATGAGAAGTAGAGAATTTATAATGAAAGATGGTTATTCTTTCCATTCTTCAGGAAAAGATTTAGCTTCATTTTATGAAAAGGTGGGCAATGCTTATGAAAATATTTTTAAATCTTGTGGACTCCAAACAGTAGGGGTTGAAGCAGATAGTGGAGCTATTGGCGGTGCCTCCTCCAAAGAATATATGGTCACTGCAGATTCCGGGGAAGATTCCATCTTGTTTACTCAGAGCGGTTCTTATGCTGCGAATATTGAAAAAGCTATTTCTATACCCTCTCAACCTATTCCATTAGGAGATGATATTTCAGGGTGGATAGAAACACCTCAACAAAAAACAATCCTCGAAGTTTGTAAAAATAATAATTTAGACCCTAGTCAGATTATTAAAGTCGTAGTATTCCTTGCAAAGTTCGAAGGTAAATCAGAGGTTCCAGTTCTTGCATGTATAAGAGGGGATCAACATATTAATGAAGTAAAGCTTTTTAACTTAATAAATAAACTTCATAGTTCCAACCTTCTTAATCTTCAGAAAATTGAAGACAGAAACATTATTGAAAAAAACCTAGTTAATTTTCCTTTAGGTTTTATTGGGCCAGACTTAGATAATGAAACTATTAAAGCGAGTTCTAATTGGAATAAAACTTGGACTAAAATAATTGATCATTCCGCAAGTAGACTCTCAAAGTTTATAAGTGGTGGGAATAAAGTTAATTTTCACAAAGTTTTTCAGGAATTTTCTTTTGCTTCAAAAGATTATCTAATTGAGGATATTAGAAATGCTAAGAAAGGAGATAAAATAAAAATTGATGATAATGAAGTACTTCAAGAAAAAAAAGGTATAGAGATTGGACATATTTTCCAACTAGGGCAAAAATACAGCGAGAAATTAAATGCTAAGTTTTCTGATAAGGATGGTCAGTTAAAAAATTTATGGATGGGTTGTTATGGAATTGGAGTAACAAGAATAGCCCAAGCTGCAATAGAACAGAATCATGATCAAAAGGGAATTTGTTGGCCAATCCAGATTTCTCCTTTCGAAGTTATTATTATTCCAACTAACCTAAAAGAAACATTTCAGAGAAACCTTACTGAGCAAATATATAACAATTTCACAAATAATAAAATTGACGTCCTTCTTGATGATAGGGACGATAGAGCAGGTGTGAAATTTAAAGATGCAGAATTAATTGGTATTCCTTTTCAGATAATTATTGGTAGAGATTCTATTAACAACGAAGTAGAACTTATATGCAGAACAAATAATACTAAATTTAAAATTAGTGTGGATAAATTATTGGAAACATTTATTTCCGAATCAGAAATAATGTACAATAAAAATTCTTAA
- a CDS encoding resolvase: MENIDSNISSEEELVGIDEVQKFLNRSRASVYRYTNTDLRNLNPSFNPRKLNPEFRTDQKEPLKFHPNEVARFAKDILRIKEVTVEVFNTPSSAAQNILGQILDELKSIRSLLNKE; encoded by the coding sequence ATGGAAAATATAGATTCCAATATCTCTAGCGAAGAGGAATTAGTAGGTATTGATGAAGTTCAAAAATTCCTAAATAGATCAAGAGCTTCTGTTTATAGGTATACAAATACTGATTTAAGAAATCTAAACCCTAGCTTTAATCCAAGAAAATTAAATCCCGAATTTAGAACTGATCAAAAGGAACCTTTAAAATTTCATCCTAATGAAGTAGCAAGATTTGCAAAAGATATCTTAAGAATTAAAGAAGTTACTGTGGAGGTATTTAATACACCTTCCTCAGCGGCTCAAAACATACTGGGACAAATATTAGACGAATTAAAATCTATTAGGTCGTTACTTAATAAAGAATAA
- a CDS encoding inorganic diphosphatase, with the protein MDLSSIPPSPMKGIVNIVVEIPAGSRNKYEYCSEAGIMALDRVLHSSVRYPFDYGFIPNTLADDGAPLDAMVIMDEPTFAGCLIKARPIGVLDMHDCGAYDGKLLCVPMANPRQANIVSIKQIAPNQLEDVAEFFRTSKGLDGRTVQIDGWRDFDVVENLLKNCTPLKKKNFKVLKKSTFNKVN; encoded by the coding sequence ATGGATCTTAGTTCGATACCTCCATCTCCAATGAAGGGAATAGTAAATATAGTTGTTGAAATACCTGCAGGCAGCAGGAATAAATATGAATATTGTTCTGAAGCCGGAATAATGGCATTAGATAGAGTTTTACATTCTTCAGTTAGGTATCCTTTTGATTATGGTTTTATCCCAAATACACTCGCTGATGATGGAGCCCCTCTTGATGCCATGGTGATAATGGATGAGCCTACTTTTGCTGGTTGTCTAATAAAAGCTAGACCTATTGGTGTTTTGGACATGCATGATTGTGGTGCATATGACGGAAAACTTTTATGTGTGCCGATGGCTAATCCTAGACAGGCCAACATAGTAAGTATTAAGCAAATTGCTCCGAATCAGCTTGAGGATGTTGCTGAATTTTTTAGAACAAGTAAAGGATTGGATGGAAGAACAGTTCAAATTGATGGCTGGAGGGATTTTGATGTTGTTGAAAATTTATTGAAAAATTGTACACCCCTAAAAAAGAAAAACTTTAAAGTGCTTAAGAAATCAACTTTTAATAAAGTCAATTGA
- a CDS encoding Spx/MgsR family RNA polymerase-binding regulatory protein, with translation MKKINFYSYLKCSTCRKAAKWLDKQDFEYQLIDIVKEPPLFKYLNIALEQYSSDKKRVFNIRGKAFKSINLDIYSLSREEIIQLLLSDGKLIKRPFLVYEEKKVILGFNEIEYAKQFM, from the coding sequence TTGAAAAAAATAAATTTTTATAGTTATTTAAAATGCTCTACTTGCCGAAAAGCGGCAAAGTGGCTTGATAAGCAAGATTTCGAATACCAATTAATTGATATTGTAAAAGAACCTCCATTATTCAAGTATCTCAATATAGCTTTAGAGCAATACTCTTCTGATAAAAAAAGGGTTTTTAATATTAGAGGCAAAGCCTTTAAATCAATTAATCTTGATATTTACTCTTTATCTAGGGAAGAAATTATTCAACTTCTTTTAAGTGATGGCAAATTAATTAAAAGACCATTTTTGGTTTACGAAGAAAAAAAAGTAATATTAGGATTTAATGAAATTGAATATGCCAAACAATTTATGTAA
- the lepB gene encoding signal peptidase I gives MTAFGKSFLKEWGLLILLTFFVSSCRSYLAEPRYIPSGSMLPELQINDRLIIEKFSLRNSLPKRGDIIVFKSPYSFDEKLISSRSHPLPKKRYCFFMSFPPMSFIPGLRDQACDAYIKRVVALPGEIVSVNKKGEVIINNKLIPEPYVSYKCSLSFLYKCGEFENIKVPKDHFLVLGDNRSNSWDGRYWPGSKFLHKKEIIGRAYLRFWPLSQAGFFNK, from the coding sequence ATGACTGCTTTTGGTAAAAGTTTTTTAAAAGAATGGGGTCTACTAATTCTGTTAACTTTTTTTGTTTCTTCTTGTAGATCATATTTAGCAGAACCTCGTTATATTCCATCCGGTTCTATGCTCCCAGAATTACAAATAAACGATAGGTTAATTATTGAAAAATTCTCTTTGAGGAACTCTTTACCAAAAAGAGGAGATATTATTGTTTTTAAATCTCCCTACTCATTTGATGAAAAACTGATTTCATCGAGATCTCATCCCTTACCAAAAAAAAGATATTGTTTTTTTATGAGTTTCCCTCCAATGTCTTTTATTCCTGGTTTGAGGGATCAAGCTTGCGATGCTTATATTAAGAGAGTAGTCGCACTCCCTGGAGAAATTGTGAGTGTAAATAAGAAAGGTGAAGTGATAATAAATAATAAATTAATTCCTGAACCTTATGTCTCTTATAAGTGCTCATTATCCTTTTTATATAAATGTGGTGAATTTGAGAATATAAAAGTTCCCAAAGATCATTTTTTAGTTTTAGGAGATAATAGGTCAAATAGCTGGGATGGAAGATATTGGCCTGGAAGTAAATTTCTTCACAAAAAGGAGATTATTGGGAGAGCTTATTTAAGATTTTGGCCTCTTAGTCAAGCTGGCTTTTTCAATAAATAA